The stretch of DNA TCTACTCAACCACAGGGCAGAGCAAATACATCTACAAGAGTCGaaaattcagttaaaatatAAAGTGTCTCTGGATAGATATATAGAGAGTCAAGGACATGCTGGCATTCAACCAGCTGCAAAATTACCCTTTGAAGTTCAGGTTAATGTGGCATTTAGACAGCCAGCAAAAGCACTGAGTAGGTCTCAGTACCAGTAACAGGGATCTCCAACATGCCTGGGAATTTGCAAGCAAATACCAACCACAACAGGCAGCTCAGCTTAATTAAACTCTGCTGACAGCTCAGTTTAGATCATCCATTTACACTGTGTGATCAGGGATGAGGAAAATCAGCTCAGGGCATGCATCAGTGGTGCAGCATGGCCTGGCAAGGAGGAAGAGACCATCTAACACTGAATTTCACACCCCCACTTGAGAGGGAAACACAAGTACCTGGAGGTGGTGGTGGAGCAATGCCAGGAGGAGGTGGCAGGGCAATATTCACCACAGCTGAAGGGCCACTTGGAGGTAGATTGAAGTAATTTGCAGAAGCCTCCTCTTCTGCAGCGGGAGGAGGGGGGAGGGCTGCAGAAAAAGTACACGCGGTTATGGAAAATCTCTCAGGCAAGACAACCAGAGGTATCTGCCTTCAGAGATGGAGCAAAACTCATGCTTTCACAGGGGAAACTGCTGCTACTATTGCATGTATGAACTGGACTGAGAAGCAGAACTGCATTGAAACCCCAGCCACCAATTTCCTTCATCTGAAACCAGCTTTGTTTTGTCCATCCCACAACACTCAGTGGACTAAGAAAGCATGAAAAGCATGTGTTGCCAGTATCTCTGACCTAAGTAAGTTGAATTCAGCTTTAGCTTTTCACTCATCACATAAAGAACTCTCTTTTCATCAAGGATTTGCTCCTAGACAAAGCTCATCTCCCATCCAGCTGGATCTGCTGCAAACCTCCTACAACTGCTCTGGGCTCACCACTGCCTCTACCATCCTGAACTGTCACTGCTCCCAGAAGTTTAACAGCAGCCTCACTCACAGAAGTGGGTCAGCATTAAGTATTTCAGAGATGAGTACAACTCCCTTACCTCCAGGAAGTCCTGGAACTGGCTCCAGCTTTATCCCTGATTCTGTCGTGCcttctttgtccttttcttttcctcttgctgcCTGGGACCTGAGAAACAGACAAAAGTTTTAGAACAAGGATAAGAAAAGCAGGATAAGGAGATATCTACACCACAGTGGCTTCACATTATGTATTCCAGATCAATTTCTTCAGCCCAAAGatgaaaaatcacagaacatcAGACAGATGGTACCAAGTTTGCAAACAGTGTTTACAGGACATGGACTGAAATCTACTGAAAATCTACTGAAATCTACTAGAACTCATCCATAATCCTTAACCAAGAAATCCCTTATGCTACTTGTGTCATCTTCAAGCCAGATCCCACtggtaaaaagaaaaccaaaatgcaaGAGGACCCCAACTATTTAGCAAACAAATATCTACTTCTGCATAATACCCAATCCTGCTCATCTGGACTGTAAAGAAGACTGAGATAAGAACTTTGTAGGTCCTCCAGGCTTCCTCCCCCCACAATTACCTTCCCCATTTGACATTGAGTCTGCGGCCGTTGACAATGAGTTTGTTGAAGGATTTCTCAGCAGCCACCTCTGCAGCCTGTCTGGTGGCAAACTGGATGAAAGCACATTGCTGCCTCTGCACCACTGTTATTGTCCGGATCTCCCCAAACTGGTAGAAGTGATTTCTgtatggaacaaaaaaaaaaattatgatacTCCACTCCTCCTAGTCACAGGGTATATGGCAGGTGAAATAGGCATGTTCAGAAACTTTCTCTTATCCATTGTCTGCTCACACTAATCATTAGAAATCAATAATCAATCAATTAATCACAATTAGCCCTCCATGCAATTATGGAACAATAAAAGCTCTGCAACAGCTTCTCTCAGCAGCTAGCTAAAGATACAGTATTTCCTTGTAAAAAGTTACACCGTATCCCAAACAGCTCAAAGGGATGACTAATCTGTAAAGAGATACATTTTAGTCAAAGCATTTGAAATGTATCTGTTTGTTCTCCAACAAGCTGGTACTCCTCTGCACTTACCCACCAACCAgttccccattaaaaaaaaaaaataatgaaacccAGATTTAGTTCTGTTCCTCACTTGAAGAGCCATTGTCAATATGTCAAACAAAAAGGCAAGAGCAATACAAATTCACCAACACACCTGAGATCTGATTCAGTGATGGTATCTCCAAGCCCTCCAACATACAGCGTAGTAATAGTCTTGTCTTCAGGAGGATCTAGACGAGGCATTGTTGATGCTCGTTTCAGAAGTTTGTCAGCCACAGGATCATTGATTCCATAGTAACGATCTTTGATGTTCTGGTCAGCCAGAGGATCATCTGGATCTGTAGGTTTCTCATGTCTAAGGTTGATCAAACAAAGCATTTTGCAACTGGGATAAGGGATGACTGAATGGATTAAAATTACTGTAGCTGCCAGTTTCCCAAGCCCTCAGGTCAATTATATCCTTAACCCTTCCACATAAACACACCAAAATGGAACAAAGCCCTGAAAACTTCAACTGCAGCCAGGACTGCGTCAAGTTCTGAATGAATGGCGCTTCTGAGAGCTCAACACTCAGCACTACAAAACGCAAGAGCTGGGTTTGAAACAGCCTCTTGTTCAAATACAAAGACCTCTGCTCGAGCGGACTGATGccacaaaggggaaaaattgaCTACACAAGAGGACAGCTGCAGTCACTACTTTGGCAAAGGACGTGGCCAGCTTCTCACAAACCAACCTGCCACCACAGAGATTCATCTGTTGGCACTGGACGCAAGTTTTGTCCTGACCCAAATCACTGTAATGTCTCCTGCCCACTACAGCATCTCCAAGGGAAGCTGCATCAGACCATAGTGAACAGATGGACTGTTTGAgctgtgcctgtacctgtagGGACACTCCTCTCCTCTCTTGCACTCTCCTTTTACCCAGAAGGAACAGATGTGAGGACGGTTGCGTTTGTAGTATGGAGTGGTTCGGGCCAGCTTCAGCAGCATGTCACTGGTAGAAGTAGCTTTTCCTAGTGCACCAACTGGTCTAGTGCCATCAGAATTGGCTATCTAAAAGCAGGTAGAACACAAATAATTATGTATATATCAGCACTGAACACcaacacacagaatcacaccaAGCAAGTGGTTTTAAGAGAAGCTAGGTAATTTCTCCCCTTTCCTCCCCACTCACAGCCACACAAAAAGCATGATCATGGCTGGCTAAACTTACCTCCCGCTCCATGTTCTGGGTGTAGTATTCTTTATTGACATCAGATTTAGGCATTTCATCCTTAAGTGAGAGTCCTGCATCCCGGACTTGGATAGGTAAacctgaaatgaaacaaaaaaattttaacCAATCCGTATGAAGAACAAGCAGAAACAGCGATTTCTGCAACCTGCAGCGACCAGATGTTAATCATCTGCTACTCAGGGAAACCATTCTGCCCTTGAACCTCTGAAGAGACATGACCACAAGACCTATTTTTCTCTGTCCAGTGCCAGCAACACGCACACATTTAAAGTGATTTCACCAACTCCCATTTCAGAGGGCAGCTCCTTGTCCTGGATCAGGTTTTTGGGTACACACCGTATTCCAGGTCGAGCAGGCAGGTCTGACAGACGTTCTTCAGCTTGCTGCAGGTCTGGCACACTTCTGTCTTCTTGAAGCGCATCCGCACGCCAGGGCACCAGCGGAACACCGTGAACGGCCTGGCACAAATCTGGGACAGAAAGGTGGCACTTGGTTCACTCTGCATAGAGCTACCATTCTGCTTCTTGCATGGAAACAAACTCCAAACTCATCTAGCCTCTTCAAACCATACATACAACTTCTTTGTCCTAAAGCTAAGACTCAGAGCTCAAGAAATATCTAACTGGTGCTTTACCTAGACAGGAGGAAGTTTTAgagaagttgtttttttgttgctgttctttttatttattgcaaTAACCCAAGTGCAGATCTACTCAAAGATACATAAATTCTCTTTGATTCCAGGTGATGTCAGTGCGGAGCTTCTAGAGATGAATTACAACAATGGGTACACCAGacaccagcacagcagaaacacGGGAGAGGTTATGGGAGCTTTGGTGCAGAAGAGTGATGCTCCCTCTTATCTCATGGAATGATGCATTTGCTTCCTCTGCATGTACATCTTGAGTACATAACATAATCTCAATCTGTACAGATTCCAAATTATACCTTTTCTCTACCTCAGATGAAAAGTGATAAAAGGGCAAAAACTTCCTTTAATTTCCCTCAATCCAGGCAACACTGAGTATTTCTTGCTCTTGGAAATAACTGTGGCTTATTTCTTGGACAGCCAACACAAATCACCCAATAGACATGAAGAGCATACACAGTAAAACCCAAACTCCAGGTATTCTGCACTTCTCAGTAAAAGCAACAAACGTGCAGAAGAAAACATGGACCACTTAAAGTGCTGCAATAACTTCAAATATAGTACAACAGTATTTGCAAAACCTCATTCTGATAaacatgaagatttttttagACACACTTAGAATTTGCTCAATAATTTTACTATTTTAGGACCAACTGACTTTGTCTAACAAGCACAGTAGACTGACCCTAAAAATTTATATAGTTACATAAGCATTTTAAGTTAACCCAGATAAGAACTCTTCTGAAGCTGAcagatttttaataattaaaacataTTATTCCTAGATCTGCACCtattctgatatttttcttcaaaacataCCTTGCAttcttttccatatttttctttggtctgaaatattaaaaaagaaaacatgaaataccACCAATTCAACATAAAACATGAAACATATAACTGATGTCATAACAAAGtaggttttttttataattatgcTGCATTTAGACTCATTCACCCCTGTGTATTTGGCTTACACCTTGGAAAGTCAACAGGATAAAAAACAGAAATCCTAAATACTCTCAATACACTTTTGGTTTAGAAACTTACATTAAAAACAGAGTACTTTCAGTCCCACCTCCTGTATATATGAAAGGTGAGAATGAAAAGGAGCATAAAtagttctttttaaagaaagatgaagatACAGGAAATAAGATCATGGAAATAAACAGGTTTTGAAATATCCCCTATAGTAGCATCAGGGTTATGTTTCATAACAACAGCCCAATCTCTCCCAGCAGGCTTTGTGGAACACAAACGTGAAGGAGATAATGTCAGTGTAGGAGACAGGCAACCAGGTCAGGCAGAGAAAAGCAACATAACATGGATTGACTCACCCTGCACAGAATAAACcatggaaaacaaacagga from Cinclus cinclus chromosome 14, bCinCin1.1, whole genome shotgun sequence encodes:
- the RBM22 gene encoding pre-mRNA-splicing factor RBM22, translating into MSTSLGSNTYNRQNWEDADFPILCQTCLGENPYIRMTKEKYGKECKICARPFTVFRWCPGVRMRFKKTEVCQTCSKLKNVCQTCLLDLEYGLPIQVRDAGLSLKDEMPKSDVNKEYYTQNMEREIANSDGTRPVGALGKATSTSDMLLKLARTTPYYKRNRPHICSFWVKGECKRGEECPYRHEKPTDPDDPLADQNIKDRYYGINDPVADKLLKRASTMPRLDPPEDKTITTLYVGGLGDTITESDLRNHFYQFGEIRTITVVQRQQCAFIQFATRQAAEVAAEKSFNKLIVNGRRLNVKWGRSQAARGKEKDKEGTTESGIKLEPVPGLPGALPPPPAAEEEASANYFNLPPSGPSAVVNIALPPPPGIAPPPPPGFGPHMFHTMGPPPPFMRAPGPIHYPSQDPQRMGAHAGKHSSP